One Phaseolus vulgaris cultivar G19833 chromosome 4, P. vulgaris v2.0, whole genome shotgun sequence DNA window includes the following coding sequences:
- the LOC137836712 gene encoding protein RST1-like, with the protein MNFQVLFDSRSSLVKGACGVGLGFSCQDLLTRVETSVTSTVMKETEKIPESELLGRIITALATMIQQRTQCSSDVLHSLCSCFPLGSYDISGKAYEQISDNTEDLEEDIWGVAGLVLGLANSISAIYRAGELETVIKIKNLVISWLPYVHSVVEIKTFLGKESEIVLALGSCIALPTIVAFCQRMELMDDAELDHIVIAFKELISELISVKKSGILHHSMLMASCAGAGTVLSCILKEGVYSFEAEQVKCLLELFRKCYVNPFPSLVHLGGMLGVVNAIGAGAEILVNMNFRKYTRQSDYQKESSSVMGPLLSSSDFEPYLTSLVQELFLVAQNSDTQQLQQFASWVLAFLRHHLWSRELLGVDSESSVAETSSKSVSHSFSEDSVVLKLSLWLMDFKYTEPGTVDTVIAVLRCLSRAPRLPSLDWGSIIRRCMRYEVKVVELLPKDSTCKNGTLGEESTMFAMAHANQFDSLLTFLDELSDFSRLRTLEINLQSCLLNHLADLVKVFSNSRLEKLFGDVSNHLLSFTSYIESGTYHKSLLCISCWKGLYECLDEVSVDTSSHISHIERCMEVLFTLLPAVQSSVSVVSGDVSSAEEWSKAVRCLGKAPESWLLDFLKVSHEEFVQSAGKSIEIQKKVCAKIKLVKTGSLSVTELGKMKSYILNSQSQGLWDILFEVVAALYHAEGSIKKQWLIDAVEISCVFSFPSTIKSVFGCGDMPSAFGLTQL; encoded by the exons ATGAACTTCCAGGTTCTTTTTGATAGCAGAAGTTCCCTTGTAAAAGGAGCATGTGGTGTTGGATTGGGTTTTTCTTGCCAAGATCTTCTTACCAGGGTTGAAACTTCTGTTACCTCTACTGTGATGAAAGAAACAGAGAAGATTCCAGAATCTGAATTGCTAGGAAGAATTATTACTGCCTTAGCTACAATGATACAACAGAGAACTCAATGTTCCTCTGATGTTTTACACAGTCTATGTTCTTGCTTTCCACTGGGTTCATATGACATAAGTGGTAAAGCATATGAACAGATATCTGACAACACTGAAGACTTGGAAGAAGATATCTGGGGTGTTGCTGGACTTGTTCTTGGTCTAGCTAACTCCATTAGTGCAATATACAGAGCTGGAGAGTTGGAGACAGTTATTAAGATAAAGAACTTGGTAATATCATGGCTTCCATATGTGCATTCAGTAGTTGAAATAAAAACTTTCCTAGGGAAAGAATCTGAAATTGTTTTAGCACTAGGATCCTGTATTGCACTTCCCACTATAGTAGCTTTTTGCCAGAGAATGGAATTGATGGATGATGCTGAGTTGGACCACATTGTGATTGCCTTTAAAGAGTTGATTTCCGAGTTAATTTCTGTGAAAAAGTCTGGCATTTTGCACCATAGTATGCTGATGGCATCATGTGCTGGAGCAGGGACTGTACTTTCTTGTATATTGAAGGAAGGTGTTTACTCTTTTGAGGCTGAACAGGTTAAATGTTTACTGGAACTGTTCAGAAAATGTTACGTGAATCCTTTCCCTTCTCTTGTTCATCTTGGTGGCATGCTAGGAGTTGTTAATGCTATTGGAGCAGGTGCAGAAATTTTGGTCAATATGAATTTTCGAAAGTACACTAGGCAATCTGATTATCAGAAG GAGTCTTCCTCTGTAATGGGCCCTCTCCTATCAAGTTCTGATTTTGAACCATACTTGACATCATTGGTGCAAGAGTTGTTTCTTGTGGCACAGAATTCTGATACTCAGCAGCTACAACAGTTTGCTTCCTGGGTGCTTGCCTTCCTTCGACATCATTTATGGTCCAGGGAACTTTTGGGGGTTGATAGTGAGAGCAGTGTAGCTGAAACTAGTTCAAAATCTGTTTCCCATAGTTTTTCTGAGGACAGTGTTGTTTTGAAGCTTAGTTTGTGGCTTATGGATTTCAAATACACTGAg CCCGGAACTGTTGACACAGTCATTGCTGTATTAAGGTGTCTTTCTAGAGCTCCCAGGTTGCCAAGCTTGGATTGGGGCTCAATTATTAGGCGTTGTATGAGGTATGAGGTCAAAGTTGTTGAATTGCTACCCAAAGACTCTACTTGCAAGAATGGAACTCTTGGGGAGGAATCCACCATGTTTGCAATGGCTCATGCAAATCAATTTGATTCGCTTCTAACTTTTCTTGATGAGCTATCTGACTTTTCCAGATTGAGAACACTTGAAATAAATCTGCAGTCATGTCTGCTAAACCATCTGGCAGACCTTGTAAAAGTGTTTTCAAACTCCAGGCTTGAGAAACTATTTGGTGATGTGAGCAATCACTTATTGTCTTTTACTTCATATATAGAGTCGGGCACTTACCACAAAAGCTTGTTATGTATTTCATGCTGGAAAGGTCTCTATGAATGCCTGGACGAGGTTTCTGTGGATACATCTAGTCACATATCTCATATTGAGAGGTGCATGGAGGTTCTATTTACTTTATTACCGGCAGTTCAATCTTCTGTAAGTGTAGTGTCAGGGGATGTTAGTTCTGCAGAGGAATGGTCCAAGGCTGTAAGATGCTTAGGGAAGGCTCCAGAAAGTTGGCTATTGGATTTCTTGAAG GTTTCACATGAGGAGTTTGTTCAGAGTGCTGGAAAATCTATTGAAATCCAGAAAAAGGTTTGTGCTAAGATTAAGCTTGTGAAGACTGGTTCCCTTTCAGTGACTGAACTTGGAAAGATGAAATCCTACATTTTGAACTCCCAATCACAAG GACTCTGGGATATACTCTTTGAAGTTGTGGCAGCTTTGTACCATGCGGAGGGAAGTATTAAAAAACAGTGGCTTATTGATGCTGTTGAAATTAGCTGCGTATTCAGTTT
- the LOC137836569 gene encoding protein RST1-like codes for MEDFHVKIIAYEHINRRRLVKEKRVIGSKIEIALVEVAASLQLSRNILLALMALQSWKGFVRRWMKAYTLSYDAKAQLSVLDKTSKAASDILKSMMAMADEAIPRAAENIALPIGALCVVLPPSVHTVKSAASKFLLEWLLQHEHEHRQWSAAISLGLISSCLHVTDHEQRYHNITRLLEINHKCLWKFS; via the exons ATGGAGGATTTTCATGTGAAGATAATAGCATATGAGCACAT AAATCGCCGAAGACTAGTCAAGGAAAAAAGAGTTATAGGAAGCAAGATTGAAATTGCTCTAGTGGAAGTAGCTGCTTCTCTTCAGCTCTCAAGAAATATCTTGCTTGCACTGATGGCACTGCAGTCATGGAAAGGCTTTGTGCGACGTTGGATGAAGGCTTACACACTGTCATATGATGCTAAGGCACAATTGAGTGTCCTAGATAAAACTTCTAAAGCTGCTAGTGACATTTTGAAG AGTATGATGGCTATGGCTGATGAGGCTATACCTAGAGCTGCTGAAAATATTGCACTGCCTATCGGTGCACTTTGTGTG GTTTTGCCTCCTTCTGTTCACACAGTTAAATCTGCTGCTTCAAAGTTTCTTTTGGAATGGTTGCTCCAACATGAACATGAACACCGCCAATGGTCTGCTGCAATTTCTCTAGGATTAATCTCTAGTTGCCTTCATGTAACAGATCATGAACAAAGATATCATAACATCACCAGACTTCTTGAG ATTAATcacaagtgtttgtggaaattTTCATAA
- the LOC137836709 gene encoding putative disease resistance RPP13-like protein 1 isoform X1 yields the protein MAAEVVGGALLSAFLQVAFDRLASPQFLDFFRRRKLDEKLLANLNIKLHSINALADDAELKQFTDPHVKAWLLAVKEAVFDAEDLSGEIDYELTRCQVQAQSQPQTFTYKVSNFFNSTFTSFNKKIESEMKEVLEKLEYLANQKGDLGLKEGTYFGDGSGSKVPSSSLVVESVIYGRDADKDIIINWLTSETDNPNQPSILSIVGMGGLGKTTLAQHVYSDPKIEDEKFDVKAWVCVSDHFHVLTVTRTILEAITNEKDDSGNLEMVHKNLKEKLLGKKFLLVLDDVWNEKPAEWEAVRTPLSYGAPGSRILVTTRGEKVASRMRSEVHLLKQLREDECWKVFENHALKDGDLELNDELMKVGRRIVQKCKGLPLALKTIGCLLRTKSSISDWKNILESDIWELPKEHSEIIPALFFSYRYLPSHLKRCFAYCALFPKDYEFVKKELILMWMAQNFLQSPQQMRHLEEVGEEYFNDLLSRSFFQHSDSGLCFVMHDLLNDLAKYVCGDFCLRLKFDKGRCIPKTTRHFSFEFHDVKSFDGLGSLADAKRLRSFLPIQQFGKPQWHFKISIHDLFSKIKFIRVLSFSGCSDLREVPDSVDDLKHLHSLDLSRTGIQKLPDSICLLYNLLILKLNFCSELEELPLNLHKLTKLRCLEFEVTKVRKMPMHFGELKNLQVLDTFIVDRNSEVSTKQLSGLGGLNLHGRLSIYDVQNILNPLDALEANLKDKHLVGLKLQWMSNHTPDDPRKEKEVLQNLQSSNHLDNLSIRNYSGIEFPSWVFDNSLSNLKFLRLEDCKYCLCLPPLGLLSSLKTLEILGLDGIVSIGAEFYGSNSSFARLEELTFSNMKEWEEWECKTTSFPRLEWLYVDKCPKLKGTKVVVSDGGSDSLAIFQLDFFPKLHELTLIDCKNLRRISQEYAHNHLTSLCIYACAQFKSFLFPKPMQILFPSLTVLHIVTCPEVELFPDGGLPLNIKEMSLSCLKLIASLRDNLDPNTSLQTLVIEDLEVESFPDEVLLPRSLTSLGIAHCPNLKKMHYKGLCHLSFLSLEDCPSLECLPAEGLPKSISSLTIWDCPLLKERCRNPDGEDWTKIAHIQKLLVW from the coding sequence ATGGCAGCAGAAGTTGTTGGTGGTGCTCTTCTTTCGGCCTTTCTTCAGGTTGCATTCGACAGGCTCGCTTCTCCTCAATTTCTCGACTTCTTTCGTCGAAGAAAACTTGATGAGAAGCTCCTCGCCAATTTGAACATCAAGCTGCACTCCATCAATGCTCTCGCTGATGATGCTGAACTAAAGCAGTTTACAGATCCACACGTCAAAGCATGGCTTCTTGCTGTCAAAGAGGCTGTCTTTGATGCAGAGGATCTGTCGGGTGAAATAGACTATGAACTCACCAGATGCCAAGTCCAAGCTCAATCCCAACCTCAAACCTTTACTTACAAGGTATCAAATTTCTTCAACTCTACTTTCACTTCATTTAACAAGAAAATTGAATCAGAGATGAAAGAAGTCCTGGAGAAACTAGAATATCTTGCAAACCAAAAGGGTGATCTTGGTTTGAAAGAGGGTACTTATTTTGGTGATGGATCAGGTAGTAAAGTGCCATCATCTTCTTTGGTGGTTGAAAGTGTTATTTATGGCAGAGATGCTGACAAAGATATAATCATTAATTGGCTCACATCAGAAACCGACAATCCTAACCAGCCATCAATACTTTCCATTGTGGGCATGGGTGGGTTAGGTAAGACCACATTGGCCCAACATGTGTATAGTGACCCAAAGATCGAAGATGAAAAATTTGATGTCAAAGCATGGGTTTGTGTTTCTGatcattttcatgttttgaCGGTGACAAGAACAATTCTTGAGGCAATCACAAATGAAAAAGATGACAGTGGGAACCTAGAAATGGTTCACAAAAACctgaaagaaaaattgttagGAAAGAAATTTCTTCTTGTTTTAGATGATGTTTGGAATGAAAAACCAGCAGAATGGGAAGCTGTGCGAACTCCTCTTAGCTATGGGGCTCCAGGAAGTAGAATTCTTGTCACAACTCGTGGTGAGAAGGTCGCTTCTAGAATGAGGTCTGAAGTGCATCTTCTAAAGCAATTACGAGAGGATGAAtgctggaaagtttttgaaaatcatgCATTAAAAGATGGTGATCTTGAATTGAATGATGAGTTAATGAAGGTTGGTAGAAGAATAGTTCAGAAGTGCAAGGGTTTACCTCTAGCTCTGAAAACAATTGGATGTCTTTTACGCACAAAGTCATCCATTTCAGATTGGAAGAACATATTGGAAAGTGACATATGGGAGTTACCAAAAGAACACAGTGAAATTATTCCTGCGTTATTTTTTAGCTATCGTTATCTCCCTTCTCATCTTAAAAGGTGCTTTGCTTATTGTGCCTTATTCCCCAAAGATTATGAGTTTGTGAAGAAGGAGTTAATTTTGATGTGGATGGCCCAAAATTTTCTACAGAGTCCGCAACAGATGAGACATCTAGAAGAAGTTGGTGAAGAGTACTTCAATGATCTTCTGTCAAGGTCTTTTTTTCAACATTCAGATTCCGGGTTGTGTTTCGTCATGCATGACCTTCTGAATGATTTGGCAAAATATGTTTGTGGGGATTTCTGTTTAAGGTTGAAATTTGATAAAGGCCGATGTATACCGAAAACAACCcgtcatttttcatttgaattcCATGATGTCAAAAGTTTTGATGGTTTAGGGAGTTTAGCTGATGCTAAAAGACTTCGTTCATTTCTGCCTATCCAACAATTTGGGAAACCTCAATGGCATTTCAAAATTTCCATACATGATTTGTTTTCCAAGATTAAGTTTATACGCGTGTTATCTTTCAGTGGTTGTTCAGACCTTAGAGAGGTTCCAGATTCTGTAGATGATCTTAAACATCTCCATTCGTTAGATCTTTCGCGTACTGGGATACAAAAACTACCTGACTCGATATGTTTGCTCTATAACTTACTAATACTGAAGTTGAACTTTTGCTCAGAGTTGGAGGAATTGCCTTTAAATTTGCACAAACTTACCAAATTGCGTTGCCTTGAATTTGAAGTTACCAAAGTGAGAAAGATGCCAATGCATTTTGGAGAATTGAAGAATCTTCAAGTGTTGGATACGTTTATCGTCGATAGAAATAGTGAGGTCAGTACTAAACAACTGAGCGGGTTGGGAGGACTCAATCTTCATGGAAGGCTATCAATCTATGACGTGCAGAATATTTTGAATCCTTTGGATGCATTAGAAGCAAATTTGAAAGATAAACACCTTGTGGGGCTAAAATTACAATGGATGTCGAACCACACCCCTGATGATCcaaggaaagaaaaggaagtTCTTCAGAATCTACAATCTTCCAATCACTTGGATAATTTGTCAATTAGGAACTACAGTGGTATAGAATTCCCAAGTTGGGTATTCGATAATTCGTTATCAAATCTGAAGTTTTTACGCTTGGAGGACTGTAAGTATTGCCTATGTTTGCCTCCCCTTGGACTTTTGTCATCACTGAAGACCCTTGAGATTTTAGGGCTTGATGGAATAGTGAGCATTGGTGCTGAATTTTATGGGAGCAACTCTTCATTTGCACGCTTGGAGGAGCTGACATTCTCCAATATGAAGGAATGGGAAGAATGGGAGTGTAAAACTACTTCTTTTCCACGTCTTGAATGGCTTTATGTGGATAAATGTCCCAAACTGAAAGGTACGAAAGTAGTTGTTAGTGATGGAGGCAGCGACTCTCTTGCAATCTTTCAACTAGATTTCTTTCCAAAGCTCCATGAACTTACACTGATAGACTGCAAAAACCTAAGAAGAATTTCACAGGAGTACGCTCATAATCATCTCACGTCTCTATGTATTTATGCTTGCGCTCAATTTAAATCATTCCTGTTTCCCAAACCCATGCAAATCCTGTTTCCGTCCCTTACTGTGCTGCATATAGTTACTTGTCCAGAAGTTGAGTTGTTCCCAGATGGAGGTTTGccattaaatataaaagaaatgtcTCTTTCATGTTTAAAACTTATCGCCTCCTTGAGAGACAACTTGGATCCCAACACATCTCTTCAAACCTTGGTTATTGAAGATTTGGAGGTGGAGAGTTTTCCCGATGAAGTTTTGCTGCCACGCTCTCTCACCTCTCTAGGAATCGCTCATTGCCCAAATCTTAAAAAGATGCACTACAAGGGTCTCTGCCACCTCTCCTTTCTCTCACTTGAGGATTGTCCCAGCCTTGAATGCTTACCAGCGGAGGGTCTCCCCAAATCCATCTCTTCTCTTACAATATGGGATTGTCCATTGCTGAAGGAACGTTGTCGGAATCCAGATGGCGAAGACTGGACAAAGATTGCTCACATCCAAAAACTGCTAGTTTGGTGA
- the LOC137836351 gene encoding putative disease resistance RPP13-like protein 1, which yields MGGLGKTTLAHHVYSDPKIEDAKFDIKAWVCVSDHFHVLTVTRQILEAITNQKDDSGNLEMVHKNLKEKLPTEWEAVRTPLSYGAPGSRILVTTRAEKVASSIRSEVHLLKQLREDECWKVFEIHALKDGDLELNDELKEIDWKNILESEIWELPKEHSEIIPALFLSYRYLPSHLKRCFAYCALFPKDYEFVKEELILLWMEQNFLQSPQHIRHPEEVGEEYFNDLLSRSFFQHIGAKRGFVMHDLLNDLAKYVSADFYFRLKFDKGQCIQKTTCHFSFDFDDVKSFDGFGSLTDAKRLCSFLPISQVLTHDWNFKISLHDLFSKIKFIRVLSFFGCSDIREVPDSVGDLKHLHSLDLSRTTIQKLPDSICLLYNLLILKLNYCFILEELPINLHKLTKLRCLEFEGTRVSKLPMHFGELKNLQVLSTFFVDRNSELGTKQLGGLNLHGRLSINDVQNILNPLDALEANVKDKHLVELELDWKSDHIPDDPRKEKEVLQNLQPSNLLENLSMRNYSGTEFPSWVFDNSLSNLVFLKLEDCKYCLCLPPLGLLSSLKTLEIEGNSAFASLDCLEFHNMKEWEEWECKTTSFPRLRQLLVFKFPKLKGTDLKKVVVSDEVRISGNSMDTSHTDGGSDSVTIFRLHFFPKLCTLKLIDCQNLRRISQEYAHNHLMNLYIYDCPQFKSFLFPKPMQIRFSSLTALYITKCPEVELFPDGGFPLNIKEMSLSCLKLIASLRVSLKCLESLCIGNLDVEFFPDEVLLPPSITSLEIYDCPNLKKMHYKGLCHLSSLTLLNCPSLQSLPAEGLPKSISSLAIWDCPLLKERCQNPNGEDWTKIAHIQELDVW from the exons ATGGGTGGGTTGGGTAAGACCACACTCGCCCATCATGTGTACAGTGACCCAAAGATCGAGGATGCAAAATTTGATATCAAAGCATGGGTCTGTGTTTCTGatcattttcatgttttgaCAGTGACAAGACAAATTCTTGAGGCAATCACAAATCAAAAAGATGACAGTGGGAACCTAGAAATGGTTCACAAAAACCTGAAAGAAAAATT ACCAACAGAATGGGAAGCTGTGCGAACTCCTCTTAGCTATGGGGCTCCGGGAAGTAGAATTCTTGTCACAACTCGTGCTGAGAAAGTTGCTTCTAGCATAAGGTCTGAAGTGCATCTTCTAAAGCAATTACGAGAGGATGAAtgctggaaagtttttgaaaTTCATGCATTAAAAGATGGTGATCTTGAATTGAATGATGAGCTAAAGGAGATTG ATTGGAAGAACATATTGGAAAGTGAGATATGGGAGTTACCAAAAGAACACAGTGAAATTATTCCTGCATTATTTTTGAGCTATCGCTATCTTCCTTCTCATCTTAAAAGGTGCTTTGCTTATTGTGCCTTATTCCCCAAAGATTATGAGTTTGTGAAGGAGGAGTTAATTTTGTTGTGGATGGAGCAAAATTTTCTACAAAGTCCACAACACATTAGACATCCAGAAGAAGTTGGTGAAGAGTACTTCAATGATCTATTGTCAAGGTCTTTTTTTCAACATATAGGTGCCAAGAGAGGTTTTGTCATGCATGACCTTCTAAATGATTTGGCAAAATATGTCTCTGCGGATTTCTATTTCAGGTTGAAATTTGATAAAGGCCAATGTATACAGAAAACAACTTGtcatttttcatttgattttGATGATGTCAAAAGTTTTGATGGTTTTGGGAGTTTAACAGATGCTAAAAGACTTTGTTCATTTCTTCCTATCTCACAAGTTTTGACTCACGATTGGAATTTCAAGATTTCCCTACATGATTTGTTTTCCAAGATTAAGTTTATACGCGTGTTATCTTTCTTTGGTTGTTCAGACATTAGAGAGGTCCCGGATTCTGTAGGTGATCTTAAACATCTTCATTCGTTAGATCTTTCACGTACTACGATACAAAAGCTACCTGACTCAATATGTTTGCTCTATAACTTACTAATATTGAAGTTGAACTATTGTTTCATTTTGGAGGAATTGCCCATAAATTTGCATAAACTTACCAAATTGCGTTGCCTGGAATTTGAAGGTACAAGAGTGTCAAAGTTGCCAATGCATTTTGGAGAATTGAAGAATCTTCAAGTACTGAGTACATTTTTCGTGGACAGAAATAGTGAGCTAGGTACTAAGCAACTAGGAGGACTCAATCTTCATGGAAGGCTATCAATCAATGATGTGCAGAATATTTTGAATCCTTTGGATGCATTAGAAGCAAATGTGAAAGATAAACACCTTGTGGAGCTAGAATTAGATTGGAAGTCGGACCACATCCCTGATGATCcaaggaaagaaaaggaagtACTTCAGAATCTACAACCTTCCAATCTGTTGGAGAATTTGTCAATGAGGAACTACAGTGGTACAGAATTCCCAAGTTGGGTATTCGATAATTCGTTATCAAATCTGGTGTTCTTAAAGTTGGAGGACTGTAAATATTGCCTATGTTTGCCTCCCCTTGGACTTTTGTCATCACTGAAGACCCTTGAGATTGAAGG CAACTCTGCGTTTGCATCCTTGGATTGCTTGGAATTCCACAATATGAAGGAATGGGAAGAATGGGAGTGTAAAACTACTTCTTTTCCACGTCTTCGACAGCTTCTTGTGTTTAAATTTCCGAAACTGAAAGGTACTGATTTAAAGAAAGTAGTTGTTAGTGATGAGGTCAGAATTAGCGGAAACAGTATGGACACATCGCATACTGATGGAGGCAGCGACTCTGTTACAATCTTTCGACTACATTTCTTTCCAAAGCTCTGTACTCTTAAACTGATAGACTGCCAAAACCTAAGAAGAATTTCACAGGAGTACGCTCATAATCATCTCATGAATCTATATATTTATGATTGCCCTCAATTTAAATCATTCCTGTTTCCCAAACCCATGCAAATCCGGTTTTCGTCCCTTACTGCTCTGTATATAACTAAGTGTCCAGAAGTTGAGTTGTTCCCAGATGGAGGTTTTCcgttaaatataaaagaaatgtcTCTTTCATGTTTAAAACTTATCGCCTCCTTGAGAGTGAGCTTGAAATGTCTTGAAAGCTTGTGTATTGGAAATTTGGACGTGGAGTTTTTTCCCGATGAAGTTTTGCTACCACCCTCTATCACCTCTCTAGAAATCTATGATTGCCCAAATCTTAAAAAGATGCACTACAAGGGTCTCTGCCACCTCTCATCTCTCACACTTCTTAATTGTCCCAGCCTTCAAAGCTTACCAGCGGAGGGTCTCCCTAAATCCATCTCTTCTCTTGCAATATGGGATTGTCCATTGCTGAAGGAGCGTTGTCAGAATCCAAATGGCGAAGACTGGACAAAGATTGCTCACATCCAAGAACTGGATGTTTGGTGA